One window of Dysgonomonas mossii genomic DNA carries:
- a CDS encoding tetratricopeptide repeat protein, translating to MKKSIVKLFFISFLMCFSVQSLLSAQLQVVKPTEDIKSLFDKGLYQEVVEQYAAQPRSLSADNLAYVAEAYFYLDDLINASRYIDLSVQKSAKCARAYYVKGLVQNANGSADDAKGSFEKAIAISPDFADAYVGLGDVFVAKEDTDKALENYKKATSFNPPSEKAFYMIGVIYASRDDLSDALNVFYTAKDKIEKDKELLVTVLYNIARIEYDFGRYTKAAEAYEELVGYLPDDYYSYEKLVQCYVKLGEYNRADAYKTKLYNAYKEGQLASTTISDNFCIDQFKVDPFDVYAYERYEESSSQPFVKNIFYVMNDSGEVDSSIFVEYTPSLDNQSGGEYKVSKIKGVTRYIYGRTFPKGVEYTSLRSYIEDVISGKEVPVSSN from the coding sequence ATGAAAAAGAGTATTGTTAAGTTGTTCTTTATCTCGTTTCTAATGTGCTTTTCGGTACAGTCATTGCTCTCTGCACAGCTACAAGTCGTAAAACCAACAGAGGATATAAAATCATTGTTTGATAAAGGACTTTATCAAGAGGTGGTAGAACAATATGCCGCTCAGCCACGCAGCCTTTCGGCCGATAACCTTGCTTATGTAGCAGAGGCTTATTTTTACTTGGACGATCTGATCAATGCGTCGCGATATATAGATTTATCTGTACAGAAGAGTGCAAAATGTGCCCGGGCTTATTATGTGAAAGGATTAGTTCAGAATGCAAATGGCAGTGCAGATGATGCAAAAGGTAGTTTTGAAAAGGCTATCGCTATTTCTCCTGATTTTGCAGATGCATACGTCGGATTAGGTGATGTATTTGTTGCAAAAGAAGATACAGATAAAGCTTTGGAAAACTATAAGAAGGCTACATCATTTAATCCTCCGTCTGAGAAGGCATTCTACATGATAGGAGTAATATATGCAAGCCGAGACGATCTGTCTGATGCATTGAATGTATTTTATACTGCCAAAGACAAAATTGAGAAGGATAAGGAATTGTTGGTTACAGTACTTTATAATATAGCACGAATAGAATATGATTTTGGTAGATATACCAAAGCTGCAGAAGCCTATGAGGAATTAGTCGGCTATCTTCCTGACGATTATTATTCTTATGAAAAGCTGGTTCAGTGTTATGTTAAGCTTGGGGAGTATAACAGGGCGGATGCATATAAGACTAAGCTATATAATGCATATAAAGAAGGCCAGTTGGCTTCGACTACCATCTCTGATAACTTTTGTATAGATCAGTTTAAAGTTGATCCCTTTGATGTATATGCGTACGAACGTTATGAAGAGAGCTCATCTCAGCCTTTCGTTAAAAATATATTCTATGTGATGAATGACTCGGGAGAAGTGGACTCTTCTATTTTCGTTGAATATACACCATCTCTTGATAATCAGTCTGGAGGAGAATACAAAGTTTCTAAAATAAAAGGAGTAACACGTTATATTTACGGACGTACTTTTCCCAAGGGCGTGGAATATACCTCTCTACGTTCATATATAGAGGATGTCATCTCTGGGAAAGAAGTTCCTGTAAGTTCTAACTAA
- a CDS encoding RluA family pseudouridine synthase, with protein sequence MTVLYEDNHIIIINKTVSEIVQGDKTGDKPLSEIVKEYLKEKYNKPGNVFCGVTHRLDRPVSGIVIFAKTSKALSRLNEMFKNKQIDKTYWAIVKNMPKEAEGTLRNYLIRNEKQNKSYAYDVEKPNSKLAILHYKLIARSNRYNLLEVDLETGRHHQIRVQLSKMGCPIKGDLKYGFDRSNPDGGISLHARKISFLHPVSKERIEVTAPLPKETLWQALEKAIS encoded by the coding sequence ATGACTGTATTATACGAAGACAACCATATCATTATCATCAATAAAACAGTATCTGAGATTGTACAAGGAGACAAAACCGGAGATAAGCCACTTTCAGAAATTGTAAAAGAGTATCTAAAGGAGAAATACAACAAACCCGGAAATGTATTTTGCGGGGTAACACACCGTCTCGACAGGCCGGTAAGCGGCATTGTTATCTTTGCGAAGACAAGCAAAGCCCTTAGCCGTTTGAATGAAATGTTCAAAAACAAACAGATAGATAAAACCTACTGGGCAATAGTAAAAAACATGCCGAAAGAAGCGGAAGGAACACTTAGAAACTATCTAATTAGAAATGAAAAGCAAAACAAATCGTATGCTTACGATGTGGAAAAGCCAAATTCGAAATTAGCCATACTCCATTATAAGTTGATCGCACGATCCAACAGATATAATTTACTTGAAGTCGACCTCGAAACAGGCCGTCACCACCAGATACGTGTACAACTGTCTAAAATGGGATGCCCTATAAAAGGTGATCTGAAATACGGCTTCGACAGGTCCAATCCTGATGGAGGCATCAGCCTTCACGCACGTAAAATATCTTTCCTACACCCTGTTTCAAAAGAACGGATTGAGGTTACTGCCCCTCTTCCAAAAGAGACCCTTTGGCAAGCTCTGGAAAAAGCAATTAGTTAG
- a CDS encoding TetR/AcrR family transcriptional regulator, with translation MVSEELILERTFELLLLKGFDAVSISDIQQATGLSRGLLYHYYKNKEDLFIQVTEKYFIRIFDFEVRRTANYTVFEFVDFMCKRFKKIARIVSDIVGEASKNTNVSMLNYHFLFYQVMQRDAIFRNKYQATIEKEKIGWESALRNSVSKKEIKQDTDIEVSAMQLFTLTDGIWFQSIFSTDGNSIVQNLEKALLHYIFLLK, from the coding sequence ATGGTGTCAGAAGAATTAATATTAGAAAGAACATTTGAGCTGTTGCTCTTGAAAGGCTTTGATGCTGTGTCAATATCTGATATACAGCAAGCGACTGGTCTGTCCAGAGGTCTTCTGTATCATTATTACAAGAATAAAGAGGATCTGTTTATACAGGTTACTGAAAAGTATTTTATAAGAATATTTGATTTTGAAGTTCGACGCACCGCAAATTACACAGTTTTCGAATTTGTTGATTTTATGTGCAAGCGTTTTAAGAAGATCGCTAGAATAGTCTCTGATATTGTTGGCGAAGCATCTAAGAATACAAATGTGTCGATGCTCAACTATCATTTTCTTTTCTATCAAGTGATGCAACGTGATGCCATATTTAGAAATAAATATCAGGCTACAATCGAAAAAGAAAAAATCGGGTGGGAGAGTGCGCTGAGAAATAGTGTATCGAAGAAAGAGATAAAGCAGGATACAGATATTGAAGTTTCAGCGATGCAATTGTTCACCCTGACTGATGGTATTTGGTTTCAAAGTATTTTCAGTACAGATGGAAATTCGATCGTTCAGAATCTGGAAAAGGCTTTATTACATTATATTTTTTTATTGAAGTAG
- a CDS encoding DMT family transporter produces MGWIYLLLASLFEVGFTFCISKAKEAIAPHSYYWYIGFGICLALGMYLLIKAVQTIPMGTAYAIFTGIGAVGTVLLGILVFKEPSSFWRLFFIFTLVCSIIGLKVVSN; encoded by the coding sequence ATGGGATGGATTTATTTATTATTAGCGAGTTTGTTTGAGGTTGGGTTTACATTTTGCATATCAAAAGCAAAAGAGGCAATTGCTCCTCATTCCTATTACTGGTATATTGGTTTTGGTATTTGTCTTGCTTTGGGTATGTATTTGTTGATAAAAGCTGTTCAAACAATACCAATGGGTACAGCTTATGCTATATTTACAGGCATTGGTGCAGTTGGTACTGTATTGTTAGGTATTTTGGTATTTAAAGAGCCTTCTAGCTTTTGGCGGTTATTCTTTATTTTTACGCTTGTCTGTTCAATTATTGGATTGAAAGTAGTATCGAATTAA
- a CDS encoding site-specific integrase: protein MSATIDVICYKSKVLKNNENPLMLRVTKDRKRRYLSLGISINPEYWDFTKNKPKRNCPNKEQISTLISDKTKEYREQIIDYKSTNKEFTAKSLIDKVHNPIIKKTVKEAFEDQIERLFKEKRRGYALSHLQVLNSLLEYNTHLDIYFSDMDVSWLKKYETWLRSNNISTNTIGIRFRTLRAVYNAAIKENIAKAEHYPFKEYNVSKLKQETVKRSISKGNVISVINYPYDGNNIYEMLAIELFTFSYLMAGINFVDMAYLTRDNIIEDRLIYFRRKTNKLIKTPLQYKAMEIINKYSNFENPYLFPILNSFHKTEQQKVNRVHKVITKVNKRLKDIGKELNIPIDLTTYVARHSFATVLKRSGVNTSIISESLGHSSEKITQIYLDSFENSQIDEAMKNLL from the coding sequence ATGAGTGCGACAATTGATGTGATTTGTTATAAATCTAAAGTGTTGAAAAACAATGAGAATCCTTTAATGCTAAGAGTAACGAAAGACCGAAAAAGACGATATTTAAGCCTTGGAATTTCAATAAATCCAGAGTATTGGGATTTTACCAAAAACAAGCCAAAACGTAACTGTCCTAATAAAGAGCAAATATCAACCCTTATTTCAGATAAAACGAAAGAATACAGAGAACAGATAATTGATTATAAGTCTACAAATAAGGAGTTTACCGCTAAATCATTAATTGATAAAGTACATAATCCTATAATCAAGAAAACAGTAAAAGAAGCATTTGAAGACCAGATAGAGCGGTTATTCAAAGAAAAACGGCGTGGATATGCCTTATCTCATTTACAAGTCTTAAATTCATTATTAGAGTATAATACGCATCTTGATATTTACTTTTCGGATATGGATGTTTCTTGGCTAAAGAAGTATGAAACTTGGTTACGAAGCAACAATATATCAACAAACACGATAGGCATCCGATTTAGGACTTTGAGAGCCGTTTACAATGCAGCGATTAAAGAGAACATTGCCAAAGCGGAACACTATCCATTTAAGGAATATAATGTTTCTAAACTAAAGCAGGAAACTGTAAAGCGTTCTATTTCAAAAGGTAATGTTATTTCTGTTATAAATTACCCTTATGATGGTAATAACATATATGAAATGCTTGCTATTGAATTATTTACATTCTCTTATTTAATGGCAGGGATAAACTTTGTTGATATGGCTTATTTAACCAGAGATAATATAATTGAGGATAGATTAATATACTTCCGAAGAAAGACAAATAAGTTGATAAAAACGCCATTACAGTATAAAGCAATGGAGATCATCAATAAATATTCTAATTTCGAGAATCCTTATCTATTCCCGATTTTAAACAGTTTCCATAAAACAGAGCAACAAAAAGTAAATCGAGTTCATAAGGTAATTACTAAAGTAAATAAACGGTTAAAAGACATTGGTAAAGAATTGAATATCCCAATTGACTTAACAACATATGTGGCTCGCCATTCGTTTGCAACTGTTTTAAAACGTTCTGGTGTAAATACTTCTATTATATCTGAATCATTAGGTCATAGTTCGGAAAAAATAACGCAAATCTACTTAGATAGCTTTGAAAATAGTCAGATTGATGAAGCAATGAAAAACTTGTTGTAA